AGAAGCCAGAGATACTAAGCTTGGTCAGGAAGAGATCACAAGAGATCTTGCAGGATTAAGTGAAGATGTCTTAAAAGACTTAGATGATAACGGTATCATCCGTATTGGTGCAGAAGTACGTGCCGGTGACATCCTGGTAGGAAAAGTTACTCCTAAGGGAGAAACAGAATTAACAGCTGAAGAGAGATTGTTACGTGCGATCTTCGGTGAGAAAGCAAGAGAAGTCCGTGATACATCTTTAAGAGTGCCACATGGTGCTTACGGAGTTGTTATGGATACGAAGATCTTCACAAGAGAGAATGGAGACGAACTTCCTCCTGGAGTAAACAAGAGCGTTCGTGTATACATTGCTCAGAAGAGAAAGATTTCTGTAGGAGATAAGATGGCTGGTCGACATGGTAACAAGGGTGTAATTTCCCGTATTTTGCCAGTAGAAGATATGCCATACTTACCAAACGGACGTCCATTAGATATCGTACTGAACCCATTAGGTGTGCCTTCACGTATGAATATCGGACAGGTGTTAGAGATCCATCTGTCCTTAGCAGCAAAAGTTCTTGGGTTTAATGTTGCTACACCAGTATTCAATGGTGCAGACGAGAACGATATCGCAGATACATTAAGAATGGCAAATGACTATGCCAATACATCATGGGAAGAATTTGACGCGAAATGGCGTGATAAAGTTAATGATGATGTAATGGATTATTTATATGAAAACAGAGACCATAGAAAAGAATGGCAGGGTGTACCAATTGATACAACTGGTAAAGTAAGATTAAGAGACGGTCGTACAGGAGAAGAATTTGACAGCCCTGTAACAATCGGATTCATGCATTACCTGAAACTGCATCATCTGGTAGATGACAAGATCCATGCACGTTCTACTGGTCCTTACTCATTAGTAACTCAGCAGCCACTGGGTGGTAAAGCTCAGTTCGGTGGACAGCGTTTTGGAGAGATGGAGGTATGGGCACTGGAAGCTTATGGTGCAGCATACACACTTCAGGAGATCCTGACATTCAAGTCCGATGATGTTGTAGGTCGTGTGAAAGCATACGAAGCGATCATCAAAGGTGATAACATCCCTGAACCAGGTGTTCCAGAATCTTTCAAAGTATTATTAAAAGAATTCCAGTCACTGGCATTAGATGTTAAAATTCTTGACGAGAACGCTGAAGAAGTTGAATTAAGAGAAGATGTTGATGGTGGAGATGCAAATCAGGATCTTGCACCAATGATCGAAGGAGACGGTGTCTTCAACAATTATGAAGAAAGCGAATCTGAACTCGGTGCTTTAGGATATAAACACGGAGACTTATCAGAAGGTGAAGATAACACAATCATGTAGATTGGCGAGCAATTTAGGAAGGAGCAGCCTTAAATGATGGAATCAAGCAATGAATATCAAAGCAATAAAATTTCATTTGATGCAATTAAGATCGGGTTGGCTTCCCCAGAAAAGATCCGTGAGTGGTCTAGAGGAGAAGTAAAGAAACCTGAGACGATCAACTATCGAACATTAAAACCTGAAAAAGACGGGCTTTTCTGTGAGAAGATCTTCGGGCCTACAAAGGACTGGGAGTGTCACTGCGGAAAGTACAAAAAAGTTCGCTATAAAGGTGTTGTCTGCGACCGATGCGGTGTTGAAGTGACAAAAGCAAGTGTCCGTCGTGAAAGAATGGGACATATCGAATTAGCAGCTCCAGTATCTCATATCTGGTATTTTAAAGGAATTCCTAGCCGTATGGGTCTGATTCTTGATATTTCACCAAGAACACTGGAAAAGGTTTTATATTTCGCATGCTATATCGTTTTAGATGCTGGAGATACAGATCTTGCATATAAACAGGTATTAACTGAAAAAGAATATAGAGAAGCGTATGAAAAATACGGAGATACATTCCGCGTAGGAATGGGTGCTGAAGCAGTGAAAGAACTGCTTCAGGCCATTGATCTGGAAGCAGAAGCAAAATCCTTACAGGATGAGTTCAAAACTGCTACAGGTCAGAAGAGAGCCAGAATCGTTAAGAGACTGGAAGTTGTAGAAGCATTCTGCAACTCAGAGAATAAACCAGAATGGATGATCTTGGATGCAGTTCCAGTCATCCCTCCAGATATCCGTCCAATGGTTCAGTTAGATGGTGGACGTTTTGCTACATCTGACTTAAATGACCTTTACAGACGTATCATCAACAGAAATAACCGTCTGAAGAGATTATTAGAACTTGGAGCGCCAGATATCATCGTAAGAAACGAAAAGAGAATGTTACAGGAAGCAGTTGATGCCCTGATCGATAATGGTAGACGTGGACGTCCAGTTACAGGACCAGGAAACCGTGCATTAAAATCATTATCAGATATGTTAAAAGGTAAACAGGGACGTTTCCGTCAGAACCTGTTAGGAAAACGTGTAGACTATTCTGGACGTTCCGTTATCGTAGTAGGACCAGACTTAAAGATCTTCCAGTGTGGTCTTCCAAAAGAAATGGCGATCGAATTATTCAAGCCATTCGTTATGAAAGAATTAGTAGAGCGCAAATTAGCTCACAACATTAAATCAGCAAAGAAAATGGTTGAAAAACTTCAGCCAGAAGTATGGGATGTCTTAGAAGACGTCATTAAAGAACATCCGGTTATGTTAAACCGTGCACCGACACTGCATAGACTGGGAATTCAGGCATTTGAGCCTATCCTGGTAGAAGGTAAAGCAATCCGTCTGCATCCACTGGTATGTACAGCATACAATGCCGATTTCGATGGTGACCAGATGGCTGTCCATCTTCCATTATCTGTGGAAGCACAGGCAGAGTGTAGATTCCTTCTGTTATCACCAAACAACCTGTTAAAACCATCTGATGGTGGTCCAGTAGCTGTTCCTTCTCAGGATATGGTACTTGGTATCTACTATCTGACATTAGAGAAAGATGGAGACAAAGGTGAAGGTAAATACTTCAAATCTGAGAACGAAGCATACTTAGCTTATGAAAATAAGGTGATCACACTTCATTCTAAGATCAAAGTAAGACGTACAGGTGTAGACAAAGACGGAAATCCTATTTCTCAGATTGTAGATTGTACACTTGGACGTATCCTGTTTAATGAGATCATCTTACAGGATTTAGGATTTGTAGACAGAAGCAAACCAGAGAATGCTTTAGCATATGAGATTGATTTCCACGTAGGAAAGAAACAGTTAAAACAGATCCTTGATAAATGTATCAACATTCATGGAGCAACAAAGACTGCAGAAGTCTTAGATGATATCAAAGCGATCGGATACAAATTCTCTACAAGAGGAGCCTTAACAGTATCCATTTCCGATATGACAGTGCCACCTGAGAAACCTCAGATCTTAGGAGATGCACAGAAACAGGTAGAATTCATTACAGAACAGTATAAACGTGGTCTGATGACAGAAGAAGAACGTTATAAAGCGGTTGTTAAGACATGGTTCGACGCCGATGACGTTTTAACAGATAAACTGATCACAGGATTAGACCGATTAAATAACATCTTCATGATGGCCGATTCCGGAGCCCGTGGTTCTAACCAGCAGATCAAACAGTTAGCAGGTATGCGTGGACTGATGGCCGATACATCAGGACGTACGATCGAATTACCAATCAAGTCTAACTTCCGTGAAGGTCTTGACGTACTGGAATACTTCATTTCAGCGCATGGAGCTCGTAAAGGTCTGTCCGATACAGCCCTTCGTACAGCCGATTCAGGATACTTAACACGTCGTCTGGTAGACGTATCACAGGATCTGATCATTCGTGAACAGGATTGCTGTGAAGGTACTGGAGAGGAAATTCCAGGAATGTATGTAGAAGCATTCATGGATGGACAGGAAGTTATCGAAAGCTTAGAAGAACGTATCACAGGAAGATACGCAGCAGAAGAGCTTGTGAATAAAGAAACTGGTGAAGTCATTGTAAAAGCAAACCACATGATCACACCAAAACGTGCGAAAGCCGTTTGTGATGCAGGATATACATCTGTTAAGATCCGTACGATGTTAACATGTAAATCCGGAGTTGGAGCTTGTGCGAAGTGTTATGGATCCAACATGGCAACAGGTCAGGCCGTACAGGTTGGAGAAGCTGTCGGAATCATCGCAGCACAGTCAATCGGTGAGCCAGGTACACAGCTTACAATGAGAACATTCCATGCCGGTGGAGTAGCCGGTGATGATATCACACAGGGTCTTCCTCGTGTCGAAGAGTTATTTGAAGCACGTAAACCAAAAGGACTTGCGATCATCGCAGAATTTGGTGGAGAAGTGCAGTTAAAAGATACAAAGAAGAAACGTGAAGTCATCATCACAAACAGAGAAACTGGCGATGTGAAGACATATCTGATCCCTTACGGATCTCGTCTGAAAGTACAGGAAGGACAGATCCTTGAAGCCGGAGATGAACTTACAGAAGGTTCTATCAACCCTCACGATTTATTAAGAATCAAGGGAATCCGTGCAGTACAGGATTACATGATCCGCGAAGTACAGAGAGTATACCGTTTACAGGGTGTAGATATCAACGACAAGCACGTTGAGGTTATCGTACGTCAGATGCTTAAGAAAGTACGTATCGAAGACGGTGGAGACACAGGATACTTACCAGGAGCAATGGTTGATGTATTAGAACTTGAGAAGAGAAACAAAGAGATGGAAGAACAGGGTCTTCAGACTGCAATAGCAGACCAGATCATGCTTGGTATCACAAAAGCATCTTTGGCAACAGATTCCTTCTTATCAGCAGCTTCTTTCCAGGAGACAACAAAAGTTCTTACAGATGCAGCGATCAAAGGAAAAGTCGATCCATTAGTAGGATTAAAAGAAAACGTAATCCTTGGTAAATTGATTCCAGCCGGAACAGGTATGAGACGTTACAGAGATGTCAAGATCAGCACAGACGAAAATGATTTCACGATCGGAGATGAAATCGATTTCGATGATGAAGAATTTGATATTGAAGAATAATTTGAATTTGTAGTTGGCCAACTGTAGGCTTTGAGTATATGATAAAAAATAAATAAAAAACCACAAACGCAGCGGTGGAATTTTTGCTCATATTTTGAACAAATCGCTTATCCGCCCAATTTCCTACGATAACTCGCTCTGAAGTTTATCTAAGACAAGAGTCTCTGAAGCTCAGACAATCGTCCAATTGGGCTGCGAATTTATTCAAAATATGGCAAAATTCCAATGCTGCGTTTGTGGTTTTTTATTTATTTTTTATCATATACCAGAAGACTATAGTGTGGACAATTACAGTATTTGGTGCATACGTAAAATATTTTATCTTCATTTATCGATACCCAGAGCGCAAGCCAATACCGTTCAACATACATATCTCATAGTGGTTTCGATAACTGAAATTATTGAATATTATAAAAATGGTTATCTGTTGGCGACCGTAGGAACACGTCTGCACTTAGCGAGTGGATGGTCGGATGACCATTCAGGAGCTTAGTACAGTTACGTGTGAGTCGAGCGAAAGCGCGTCGCAGACAGATAACCATTTTTATAATATTCCACCAACTTCAGTCTATCAAACTATAATCTGTTTATTGTATGTAAAATCCTTAAGAAATCTGAAAAAACTATTTAATTGACAAAGTAAACAGATATTGATATAATAAAATCAACAAATGAAAGATAAGTTTTAAAAGAAAGGAGAATCGCCCAAGTTGCTCCATAAGGCTAACGGAAAGGCTTTTAAAACCGGCAGCTGATGGATCAGAAGTATTAAGATGATTGGGAATCATGAGACTGACTCAACAGGATATTATGATCTCGGGAGAGAACATAAGAGTCCTAGAAGCGGATAGAACGGTAAAGGAGTCAACCTCATAAAGATAATACGAAGAATAGAGAGAATGAACAAGATCTTAAGATAAGATCAGAAGATGATCAAAGAAAAAGAATCCAAACAAGAAAGATTCCAAGAGACGAGGAATCAAAACAAGAAAGATTCAGATAAGAGATCAACAAACATTCGATCAGCTGACCGGTGGAGCATTTAAAAAATTTGTAACTAGTAACTAAAGCAAAGTGTAACCCGTTAACAAAATAATTTGGAACTTATTAACTAAATATTTTCTCAAGAATAAGAGATTGATTTTTATATATTAAGAAAATGGCGTAAAGAAGCCATATAACAAAGAAATCGAAACATTGAGATCAAGAAAAGAGATCAGAATAGAAGCTGTCAGGGTTGATATCAGAGATGTGACGAGAAAGCATTTCTGAAGGCAGTAGGATAAGAAAAGATTTCGAATAAGATCCATAGAATGAGATTTCCAAAAAGATAAAAATATATAGAAATTAATAAAAATCTTGGGAAAAGGTCTTGACAAAGGCATGCAGGCATTTTATAATAGCCTAGCATGCCTTTTTGGGGAGCAAAACCAAGAAGTGCATGTATAGTCACAAGGTGAATTTAAGTAACCACAGTAGAAAACATGTATGGAGGTGAAATCAATGCCAACTTTTAACCAATTAGTTAGAAAAGGGAGAAAAACATCTGTAAAGAAATCTACAGCACCAGCACTTCAGAAAGGATTTAACTCTTTAAAGAAGAAAGCTACAGACACAAGCTCACCACAGAAGAGAGGTGTATGTACAGCTGTTAAAACTGCAACTCCTAAAAAGCCTAACTCTGCTTTACGTAAGATCGCCAGAGTTCGTCTTTCTAACGGAATCGAAGTAACAAGTTATATCCCAGGTGAAGGACATAACTTACAGGAACATAGTGTTGTTCTGATTCGTGGTGGTCGTGTTAAGGACTTACCAGGTACTCGTTACCATATCGTTAGAGGTACACTTGATACAGCAGGTGTAGCTAACAGAATGCAGGCTCGTTCCAAATATGGAGCTAAAAGACCTAAGAAAAAATAAAACAAAACTAAATTGGTACAAAGCAGCGTAATTAAACGCTACCTTGTATAGTTGTGCCGGAACTTTATTGTTTCCTACAAAGGTTACAGGAGATATAAAAGTCCTGCACGAACATGCAATAACTAAGTATGAGTACCGATGAATTAATGATTATTAAGGAGGGAAGAACCGTGCCACGTAAAGGACATATTGCGAAAAGAGACGTATTAGCAGATCCTATTTACAACAATAAGGTTGTGACAAAATTAATCAACAACATTATGTTAGATGGTAAAAAAGGAGTTGCTCAGAAAATCGTATACGGAGCATTTGCCCGTATCGAAGAAGAAGCTGGAAAACCAGCTTTAGAAGTATTCGAAGAAGCTATGAACAACATCATGCCAGTTCTTGAAGTAAAAGCTAGACGTATCGGTGGAGCAACATATCAGGTGCCTATCGACGTTAGACCAGACAGAAGACAGGCATTAGCGCTTCGTTGGATCACAACTTTCTCACGTAAAAGAGGAGAAAGAACAATGGAAGAACGTCTTGCAAAAGAACTTCTTGACGCTTCCAACAATACAGGAGCATCTGTAAAGAAAAAAGAAGATATGCACAAGATGGCAGAAGCAAACAAAGCATTCGCACATTACAGATTCTAATTTCAAGAATCTGTTCTGGCGTCTTGCCAGATATGCTTCTATGTTAAAACTTATAGGAGGAAAAAATCTTGGCTGGAAGAGAATATCCATTAGAGAGAACCAGAAATATCGGAATCATGGCTCATATTGATGCTGGTAAAACAACAACAACAGAGCGTATCCTTTATTACACTGGTGTAAACTATAAAATCGGTGATACTCATGATGGTACTGCTACTATGGACTGGATGGAGCAGGAACAGGAAAGAGGTATCACAATCACTTCTGCAGCTACAACATGTCATTGGACACTGCAGGATCATTGCAAGCCTAAAAAAGGTGCTTTAGAGCATCGTATCAATATCATTGATACTCCAGGGCACGTTGACTTCACAGTTGAAGTAGAACGTTCTCTGCGTGTACTTGATGGTGCAGTAGCAGTCTTCTGTGCAAAAGGTGGAGTAGAGCCTCAGTCTGAAAACGTATGGAGACAGGCTGATACTTATAACGTACCTAGAATGGCATTCATCAATAAGATGGATATCTTAGGTGCTAACTTCTACGGAGCAGTTGATCAGATGAAAGATCGTCTGGGAGCTAACGTAGCAGTACTTCAGTTACCTATCGGTAAAGAAGACGACTTCAAAGGAATCATCGACTTATTCGAGATGGAAGCCTACATCTACAATGATGAAAAAGGTGAAGACATCTCTATCGTTGAAATCCCAGAAGATATGAAAGAAGAAGCAGAACTTTATCACACAGAATTAATCGAAAAGATCTGTGAATTAGACGACGATCTGATGATGCAGTACCTTGAAGGTGAAGAACCAAGTGTTGATGATTTAAAAGCTGCATTAAGAAAAGGAACATGCGAATGTAAAGCAGTTCCAGTATGCTGTGGTACAGCATATAGAAATAAAGGTGTTCAGAAATTACTGGATGCTATTATCGAATTTATGCCAGCTCCAACAGACATCCCAGCTATCAAAGGTGTCGATGAAGATGGTAACGAAGTTGAAAGACATTCATCTGATGATGAACCATTCTCAGCTTTAGCATTTAAGATTATGACAGACCCATTCGTAGGTAAACTTGCATTCTTCCGTGTTTACTCTGGAACATGCAAATCAGGATCTTACGTATTAAATGCAACAAAGAACAAAAAAGAGCGTGTTGGACGTATCTTACAGATGCATGCTAACAAGCGTGAAGAATTAGATATCGTATATTCAGGAGATATCGCAGCTGCAGTAGGTTTCAAATCTACAACAACTGGTGATACAATCTGTGATGAACAGCATCCTGTAATTCTGGAATCCATGGAATTCCCAGAACCAGTTATCGACGTAGCGATCGAACCTAAAACTAAAGGTGATCAGGGTAAAATGGCTGAAGCACTTGCTAAGCTTGCTGAAGAAGATCCTACATTCAGAGCTCATACAGATCATGAAACAGGACAGACAATCATTTCCGGAATGGGTGAACTTCATCTGGAAATCATCGTTGACCGTCTGCTTCGTGAATTCAAAGTAGAAGCTAACGTTGGTGCTCCTCAGGTAGCATACAAAGAAACATTTACAAAAGCAGTTGACGTTGACAGCAAATATGCTAAACAGTCTGGTGGTCGTGGTCAGTATGGTCACTGTAAAGTTCACTTTGAGCCAATGGATGCCAATGGAGAAGAACTGTTCAAATTCGAATCTACAGTTGTTGGTGGATCTATTCCTAAAGAATATATCCCAGCAGTTGGAGAAGGTATCGAAGAAGCAGCTCAGTCTGGTATCTTAGGAGGATTCCCAGTACTTGGTGTTAAAGCTACAGTATATGATGGATCTTACCATGATGTCGATTCTAGTGAAATGGCCTTCCACATTGCCGGATCTATGGCATTTAAAGAGGCTATGCAGAAAGCTGGAGCTATCTTGCTTGAGCCAATCATGAGAGTCGAAGTTACAATGCCTGAAGAATACATGGGAGACGTTATCGGAGATATCAACTCTCGTCGTGGACGTATCGAAGGTATGGATGATATCGCGAGCGGTAAGATGGTTCGTGCATTCGTTCCATTATCTGAAATGTTCGGATATTCTACAGACTTACGTTCTAGAACTCAGGGACGTGGTAACTACTCTATGTTCTTTGAAAAATACGAACCAGTACCAAAGAACGTACAGGAAAAAGTACTTGCTGACAAGTAAGAAAATTAATATATAAATATTTCGAGGCTATTTTGTCAAAATAGTCTTGAAATATTTGTTTAAATGAAATATAATCAAATTTAGGACGGCCCTTTGCTGGGCAACTATATTGAAGTTTGAAACATTATTGTAATTGCCCATAGGGCGAATAAGGAGGACAATTAAAATGGCAAAAGAAAAGTTTGAGAGAACTAAACCTCATTGCAACATTGGTACTATTGGACACGTTGACCATGGTAAAACAACTTTAACAGCAGCAATCACTAAAGTTTTAGCTGAAAGAGTAGAAGGAAACACAGCTGAGAACTTTGAAGATATCGATAAAGCTCCAGAAGAAAGAGAACGTGGTATCACAATCTCTACAGCTCATGTTGAGTATGAAACAGAAAAACGTCACTACGCTCACGTTGACTGCCCAGGCCATGCCGATTATGTAAAGAACATGATCACTGGTGCAGCTCAGATGGACGGAGCTATCTTAGTAGTAGCTGCTACTGATGGTGTAATGGCTCAGACAAAAGAACATATCCTGTTATCTCGTCAGGTAGGTGTTCCTTACATCGTAGTATTCATGAACAAATGTGATATGGTAGACGATGAAGAATTATTAGAATTAGTAGAAATGGAAATTCGTGAATTATTAAATGAATACGAATTCCCAGGAGACGATATTCCTATCATCCAGGGATCTGCTTTAAAAGCTATCGAAGATCCAGCTGGACCATGGGGAGATAAGATCATGGAATTAATGGATGCTGTTGACAGCTACATTCCAGATCCACAGCGTGATACAGACAAACCTTTCTTAATGCCAGTCGAAGACGTATTCTCTATCACAGGACGTGGTACAGTAGCAACTGGTAGAGTAGAAAGTGGTGTTCTTCACGTATCTGACGAAGTTGAAATCGTTGGTATCAAAGAAGAAACAAGAAAAGTTGTTGTAACTGGTGTAGAAATGTTCCGTAAACTGTTAGACGAAGCTCAGGCTGGAGATAACATTGGTGCATTATTACGTGGTGTTCAGAGAGACGAAATCGAAAGAGGACAGGTTCTTTGCCAGCCAGGTTCAATCACATGCCATACAAAATTCACAGCTCAGGTATACGTTTTAACAAAAGATGAAGGTGGACGTCATACTCCATTCTTCAACAACTATCGTCCACAGTTCTACTTCAGAACAACAGACGTTACAGGTGTTATCGAATTACCAGAAGGAACAGAAATGTGCATGCCTGGTGACAACGTAGAAATGACTATCGAATTAATTCACCCAATCGCTATGGCTCAGGGATTATCTTTCGCTATCCGTGAAGGTGGACGTACAGTAGGATCAGGAAGAGTTGCTACAATCATCGAGTAATTCTTACTTCTACGATTGAATTTAGGATAATATTTATGAGACTCAGAAAGTTTAGGCTTTCTGGGTCTTTTTTAGATAAATGCATATACTTTTAAAATGATTATAATATAATTAATATTACAACAATAACATGATCGAAATATTGAAGTTCAAAGAGCCGATGTGGGAGCAGATG
The sequence above is drawn from the Anaerostipes hadrus ATCC 29173 = JCM 17467 genome and encodes:
- the rpoC gene encoding DNA-directed RNA polymerase subunit beta' codes for the protein MMESSNEYQSNKISFDAIKIGLASPEKIREWSRGEVKKPETINYRTLKPEKDGLFCEKIFGPTKDWECHCGKYKKVRYKGVVCDRCGVEVTKASVRRERMGHIELAAPVSHIWYFKGIPSRMGLILDISPRTLEKVLYFACYIVLDAGDTDLAYKQVLTEKEYREAYEKYGDTFRVGMGAEAVKELLQAIDLEAEAKSLQDEFKTATGQKRARIVKRLEVVEAFCNSENKPEWMILDAVPVIPPDIRPMVQLDGGRFATSDLNDLYRRIINRNNRLKRLLELGAPDIIVRNEKRMLQEAVDALIDNGRRGRPVTGPGNRALKSLSDMLKGKQGRFRQNLLGKRVDYSGRSVIVVGPDLKIFQCGLPKEMAIELFKPFVMKELVERKLAHNIKSAKKMVEKLQPEVWDVLEDVIKEHPVMLNRAPTLHRLGIQAFEPILVEGKAIRLHPLVCTAYNADFDGDQMAVHLPLSVEAQAECRFLLLSPNNLLKPSDGGPVAVPSQDMVLGIYYLTLEKDGDKGEGKYFKSENEAYLAYENKVITLHSKIKVRRTGVDKDGNPISQIVDCTLGRILFNEIILQDLGFVDRSKPENALAYEIDFHVGKKQLKQILDKCINIHGATKTAEVLDDIKAIGYKFSTRGALTVSISDMTVPPEKPQILGDAQKQVEFITEQYKRGLMTEEERYKAVVKTWFDADDVLTDKLITGLDRLNNIFMMADSGARGSNQQIKQLAGMRGLMADTSGRTIELPIKSNFREGLDVLEYFISAHGARKGLSDTALRTADSGYLTRRLVDVSQDLIIREQDCCEGTGEEIPGMYVEAFMDGQEVIESLEERITGRYAAEELVNKETGEVIVKANHMITPKRAKAVCDAGYTSVKIRTMLTCKSGVGACAKCYGSNMATGQAVQVGEAVGIIAAQSIGEPGTQLTMRTFHAGGVAGDDITQGLPRVEELFEARKPKGLAIIAEFGGEVQLKDTKKKREVIITNRETGDVKTYLIPYGSRLKVQEGQILEAGDELTEGSINPHDLLRIKGIRAVQDYMIREVQRVYRLQGVDINDKHVEVIVRQMLKKVRIEDGGDTGYLPGAMVDVLELEKRNKEMEEQGLQTAIADQIMLGITKASLATDSFLSAASFQETTKVLTDAAIKGKVDPLVGLKENVILGKLIPAGTGMRRYRDVKISTDENDFTIGDEIDFDDEEFDIEE
- the rpsL gene encoding 30S ribosomal protein S12, with amino-acid sequence MPTFNQLVRKGRKTSVKKSTAPALQKGFNSLKKKATDTSSPQKRGVCTAVKTATPKKPNSALRKIARVRLSNGIEVTSYIPGEGHNLQEHSVVLIRGGRVKDLPGTRYHIVRGTLDTAGVANRMQARSKYGAKRPKKK
- the rpsG gene encoding 30S ribosomal protein S7 — its product is MPRKGHIAKRDVLADPIYNNKVVTKLINNIMLDGKKGVAQKIVYGAFARIEEEAGKPALEVFEEAMNNIMPVLEVKARRIGGATYQVPIDVRPDRRQALALRWITTFSRKRGERTMEERLAKELLDASNNTGASVKKKEDMHKMAEANKAFAHYRF
- the fusA gene encoding elongation factor G, with protein sequence MAGREYPLERTRNIGIMAHIDAGKTTTTERILYYTGVNYKIGDTHDGTATMDWMEQEQERGITITSAATTCHWTLQDHCKPKKGALEHRINIIDTPGHVDFTVEVERSLRVLDGAVAVFCAKGGVEPQSENVWRQADTYNVPRMAFINKMDILGANFYGAVDQMKDRLGANVAVLQLPIGKEDDFKGIIDLFEMEAYIYNDEKGEDISIVEIPEDMKEEAELYHTELIEKICELDDDLMMQYLEGEEPSVDDLKAALRKGTCECKAVPVCCGTAYRNKGVQKLLDAIIEFMPAPTDIPAIKGVDEDGNEVERHSSDDEPFSALAFKIMTDPFVGKLAFFRVYSGTCKSGSYVLNATKNKKERVGRILQMHANKREELDIVYSGDIAAAVGFKSTTTGDTICDEQHPVILESMEFPEPVIDVAIEPKTKGDQGKMAEALAKLAEEDPTFRAHTDHETGQTIISGMGELHLEIIVDRLLREFKVEANVGAPQVAYKETFTKAVDVDSKYAKQSGGRGQYGHCKVHFEPMDANGEELFKFESTVVGGSIPKEYIPAVGEGIEEAAQSGILGGFPVLGVKATVYDGSYHDVDSSEMAFHIAGSMAFKEAMQKAGAILLEPIMRVEVTMPEEYMGDVIGDINSRRGRIEGMDDIASGKMVRAFVPLSEMFGYSTDLRSRTQGRGNYSMFFEKYEPVPKNVQEKVLADK
- the tuf gene encoding elongation factor Tu; protein product: MAKEKFERTKPHCNIGTIGHVDHGKTTLTAAITKVLAERVEGNTAENFEDIDKAPEERERGITISTAHVEYETEKRHYAHVDCPGHADYVKNMITGAAQMDGAILVVAATDGVMAQTKEHILLSRQVGVPYIVVFMNKCDMVDDEELLELVEMEIRELLNEYEFPGDDIPIIQGSALKAIEDPAGPWGDKIMELMDAVDSYIPDPQRDTDKPFLMPVEDVFSITGRGTVATGRVESGVLHVSDEVEIVGIKEETRKVVVTGVEMFRKLLDEAQAGDNIGALLRGVQRDEIERGQVLCQPGSITCHTKFTAQVYVLTKDEGGRHTPFFNNYRPQFYFRTTDVTGVIELPEGTEMCMPGDNVEMTIELIHPIAMAQGLSFAIREGGRTVGSGRVATIIE